One Streptomyces sp. P9-A2 DNA window includes the following coding sequences:
- a CDS encoding acyl-CoA dehydrogenase, whose translation MGHYKSNLRDIEFNLFEVLGRDKLYGTGPFEEMDVDTAKSVLEELARLSENELAESFADADRNPPVFDPETNTAPVPASFKKSYQAFMDSEYWRLGIPEAVGGTPAPPTLIWAYAELILGANPAVWMYSSGPAFAGIMYNEGNDAQKKIAQIAVERQWGSTMVLTEPDAGSDVGAGRTKAVRQEDGSWHIEGVKRFITSGEHDMSENIFHYVLARPEGAGPGTKGLSLFLVPKYLFDFETGELGERNGVYATNVEHKMGLKASNTCEMTFGDRHPAKGWLIGDKHDGIRQMFRIIELARMMVGTKAISTLSTGYLNALEYAKERVQGPDLANFMDKAAPKVTITHHPDVRRSLMTQKAYAEGMRALVLYTASVQDTIEVRTAAGEDVSAEHALNDLLLPIVKGYGSEKGYEQLAQSLQTFGGSGFLQEYPIEQYIRDSKIDTLYEGTTAIQGQDFFFRKIVRNQGAALNSIAEDIKQFLALGTGGEELSGAREHLAKATVELEAIVGLMLTDLAATEQDVKNIYKVGLNTTRLLMASGDVIVGHLLLKGAAVAAEKLQTASAKDVPFYTGKIAAAKFFAANVLPGVTLARKVAEGVELDLMELDEAAF comes from the coding sequence GGGCACTACAAGTCCAATCTCCGCGACATCGAGTTCAACCTGTTCGAGGTCCTCGGGCGCGACAAGCTGTACGGCACCGGACCGTTCGAAGAGATGGACGTCGACACCGCGAAGAGCGTCCTCGAGGAGCTGGCCCGCCTCTCGGAGAACGAGCTGGCCGAGTCCTTCGCCGACGCCGACCGCAACCCGCCGGTCTTCGACCCGGAGACCAACACCGCGCCGGTTCCCGCTTCCTTCAAGAAGAGCTACCAGGCCTTCATGGACTCCGAGTACTGGCGGCTGGGCATACCCGAGGCCGTCGGCGGCACGCCGGCGCCCCCCACCCTGATCTGGGCGTACGCCGAGCTGATCCTGGGCGCCAACCCGGCCGTGTGGATGTACTCCTCCGGCCCCGCCTTCGCCGGGATCATGTACAACGAGGGCAATGACGCGCAGAAGAAGATCGCGCAGATCGCCGTCGAGCGGCAGTGGGGCTCCACCATGGTGCTCACCGAGCCGGACGCGGGCTCGGACGTGGGTGCCGGCCGCACCAAGGCCGTGCGGCAGGAGGACGGCTCCTGGCACATCGAGGGCGTGAAGCGGTTCATCACCTCGGGTGAGCACGACATGTCGGAGAACATCTTCCACTACGTGCTCGCGCGTCCCGAGGGTGCCGGCCCCGGCACCAAGGGCCTGTCCCTCTTCCTCGTCCCGAAGTACCTCTTCGACTTCGAGACCGGCGAGCTGGGCGAGCGCAACGGCGTCTACGCCACGAACGTCGAGCACAAGATGGGCCTGAAGGCGTCCAACACCTGCGAGATGACCTTCGGCGACCGGCACCCCGCCAAGGGCTGGCTGATCGGCGACAAGCACGACGGCATCCGCCAGATGTTCCGCATCATCGAGCTCGCCCGCATGATGGTCGGCACGAAGGCGATCTCCACCCTCTCCACCGGCTACCTCAACGCGCTGGAGTACGCCAAGGAGCGCGTCCAGGGCCCGGACCTCGCGAACTTCATGGACAAGGCCGCGCCCAAGGTCACCATCACCCACCACCCCGACGTGCGCCGCTCGCTGATGACGCAGAAGGCGTACGCGGAGGGCATGCGCGCGCTCGTCCTGTACACCGCCTCGGTGCAGGACACGATCGAGGTCAGGACGGCCGCGGGCGAGGACGTCTCTGCCGAGCACGCGCTCAACGACCTGCTCCTGCCCATCGTCAAGGGCTACGGCTCCGAGAAGGGCTACGAGCAGCTCGCCCAGTCGCTGCAGACCTTCGGCGGCTCCGGCTTCCTGCAGGAGTACCCGATCGAGCAGTACATCCGCGACTCCAAGATCGACACCCTGTACGAGGGCACCACCGCGATCCAGGGCCAGGACTTCTTCTTCCGGAAGATCGTCCGCAACCAGGGCGCGGCCCTGAACTCGATCGCCGAGGACATCAAGCAGTTCCTCGCCCTCGGCACCGGCGGCGAGGAGCTGTCGGGCGCCCGCGAGCACCTGGCCAAGGCCACCGTCGAGCTGGAGGCCATCGTCGGCCTGATGCTCACCGACCTCGCGGCCACCGAGCAGGACGTCAAGAACATCTACAAGGTGGGCCTGAACACCACCCGCCTGCTGATGGCCTCCGGTGACGTGATCGTCGGCCACCTGCTCCTCAAGGGTGCCGCGGTCGCCGCCGAGAAGCTCCAGACGGCCTCCGCCAAGGACGTCCCCTTCTACACCGGAAAGATCGCCGCGGCGAAGTTCTTCGCGGCCAACGTCCTGCCCGGCGTCACCCTGGCACGCAAGGTCGCCGAGGGCGTCGAGCTGGACCTGATGGAGCTGGACGAGGCCGCCTTCTAG
- a CDS encoding M18 family aminopeptidase, with translation MSEPARPSAAAPPRSAARAPLTFDRGHTDDLMTFLAASPTPYHAVANAAERLEKAGFRQVMETDAWDGAVGGKYVLRGGAIIAWYVPEGAAPHTPFRIVGAHTDSPNLRVKPRPDTGTQGWRQVAVEIYGGPLLNSWLDRDLGLAGRLSLRDGSTRLVNVDRPLLRVPQLAIHLDRSVNADGLKLDKQRHMQPVWGLGEDVRDGDLIAFLEDTAGIPSGEVTGWDLMVHSVEPPAYLGRDKELLAGPRMDNLLSVHAGTAALTAVAASGGLPFIPVLAAFDHEENGSQSDTGADGPLLGGVLERSVFARGGSYEDRARAFAGTVCLSSDTGHAVHPNYAERHDPTHHPRVDGGPILKVNVNNRYATDGSGRSVFAAACEKAGVPFQSFVSNNSMPCGTTIGPITAARHGIRTVDIGVAILSMHSARELCGAKDPFLLTNALTAFLEG, from the coding sequence ATGAGCGAACCCGCCCGCCCGTCTGCCGCCGCCCCTCCACGGAGCGCCGCGCGCGCGCCCCTCACCTTCGACCGCGGCCACACCGACGACCTCATGACCTTCCTCGCCGCCTCACCCACGCCGTACCACGCGGTGGCGAACGCCGCCGAGCGGCTGGAGAAGGCGGGCTTCCGGCAGGTCATGGAGACGGACGCCTGGGACGGGGCCGTCGGCGGCAAGTACGTCCTGCGCGGCGGCGCGATCATCGCCTGGTACGTCCCCGAGGGCGCGGCACCCCACACGCCGTTCCGGATCGTCGGCGCCCACACCGACTCCCCCAACCTGCGGGTGAAGCCGCGGCCCGACACCGGGACGCAGGGCTGGCGCCAGGTGGCCGTGGAGATCTACGGCGGTCCGCTGCTCAACTCCTGGCTCGACCGTGACCTCGGCCTGGCCGGCCGGCTGTCCCTGCGGGACGGCTCGACCCGGCTGGTGAACGTCGACCGGCCGCTGCTGCGCGTCCCGCAGCTCGCCATCCACCTGGACCGCTCGGTGAACGCCGACGGCCTCAAGCTCGACAAGCAGCGCCACATGCAGCCGGTCTGGGGCCTGGGCGAGGACGTGCGCGACGGCGACCTCATCGCCTTCCTGGAGGACACCGCCGGGATCCCGTCCGGCGAGGTCACCGGCTGGGACCTGATGGTGCACTCCGTGGAGCCGCCGGCGTACCTGGGCCGCGACAAGGAGCTGCTGGCCGGCCCGCGCATGGACAACCTGCTGTCCGTGCACGCCGGTACGGCCGCGCTGACGGCGGTCGCCGCGTCCGGCGGGCTGCCCTTCATCCCCGTCCTGGCCGCCTTCGACCACGAGGAGAACGGCTCCCAGTCCGACACCGGTGCGGACGGACCGCTGCTCGGCGGCGTGCTGGAGCGCTCGGTGTTCGCCCGCGGCGGCTCCTACGAGGACCGGGCGCGTGCCTTCGCCGGCACCGTCTGCCTCTCCTCGGACACCGGTCACGCCGTCCACCCCAACTACGCGGAGCGGCACGACCCGACACACCACCCGCGCGTCGACGGCGGCCCGATCCTCAAGGTCAACGTCAACAACCGCTACGCGACGGACGGTTCGGGCCGGTCCGTGTTCGCGGCGGCCTGTGAGAAGGCGGGCGTGCCCTTCCAGTCGTTCGTCTCCAACAACTCCATGCCGTGCGGCACCACGATCGGCCCGATCACCGCGGCACGGCACGGCATCAGGACCGTCGACATCGGCGTGGCCATCCTGTCGATGCACAGCGCGCGCGAACTGTGCGGCGCGAAGGACCCGTTCCTCCTGACGAACGCGCTGACGGCGTTCCTGGAGGGGTAG
- a CDS encoding DUF6458 family protein: MGLGGCIILIAAGAILTFATDWDMQGVNLNLVGVIFMIVGLIGVATFSSIARRRRVVVPPATPVIDDTRPRGRDGYSDGYGV, from the coding sequence ATGGGACTCGGAGGGTGCATCATCCTGATCGCCGCAGGGGCGATCCTCACCTTCGCGACCGACTGGGACATGCAGGGAGTCAACCTGAACCTGGTCGGCGTCATCTTCATGATCGTCGGTCTGATCGGCGTGGCGACCTTCAGCAGCATCGCCCGGCGCAGGCGTGTCGTCGTTCCGCCGGCCACACCGGTCATCGACGACACCCGCCCGCGCGGCCGCGACGGATACAGCGACGGATACGGGGTCTGA